The genomic segment CGCAGCGCGCAGTCGCTCGTTCTCTCGCGCGAGACGGGATACGGCACGGCGCCGGAGGGCGTGTACATGGCTTATCACCGGGTGCTGCGTTCGCTCAAGGACCGGCAGGCGCGCGCCGTCCTCAGCTTTTACGTGAACGATTCGGCCAAAAACGCGATCATGGCGGACATACCCAAGACCGAGGGAGAGCACGCCATTTTGCTGGACGCGGACGACACGCCGTTTCACGTCGACGATCCCGAATTTTATTCGGCGGCAGCAGGCGACGAAGACTTCGTCCGCTCGCTCCATGCGGAGGAGGCGAAGGAGAGATTCAACTGGCAGGGACCGGACGGACGTTACTTGGTCGTCGAAAACGTCGACGCGCAGGACGGCTGGCGGCTCGTCAAGCCGATCCCGTTCAGCGAGATCTACCGGACGGCGGTGGAGGCGCGGCGCATCAGCCTCTGGATCGGCCTGGGGTTCCTCGCCGCGGCGGTGGGGCTCGTCATCTTAACCTCGAACGCGATCACCCGTCCGCTCAAGCGGCTGTCCAAGGAGATGAGCCGGTTCGGCGCGGGCGACTTCGAGACGGTGACCGAGGTGCGCGGGCGCGACGAGATCGCGTATTTGTCCAAGCACTTCAACCTCATGGCGCGGCGGACGAACGAGCTGATCAACGAGCGGTACAAGATGAAGCTCACGGAGCAGAACGCGATTCTGAAGGCGCTGGAGGCCGAGATCAATCCGCATTTTCTGTACAACGCGCTGCAGGCGATCTCGACGAAGGCGCTCAAAAGCGGCAACGATGACGTGGCGGACATGGTCGACGCGCTCGCCGGGACGCTTCGCTACTGCATCAGCGGCAAGGACATCGTCTATTTGAATGAGGAGCTGAAGCACGTGGAAAGGTACATGATGCTGCAAAAGGCGAGATTCGGCAGCCGCGTCGCCATGTCGTACGACATCGGGGACGAGCTTCTCCAGCTCTCGATCCCGAAGCTGTCGATCCAGTCGCTCGTGGAGAACGCGATCAAGCACGGGGTCGAAAAGGTGCAGCGTCCGGTAACGATCGCGGTATCCGTCTATATGCAGGAAGACCGGGCGGTCATCGCCGTGCGGGACGACGGACCCGGCATTCCGCCGGACCGGCTGCGGGAGGTGCTGGCCTCCTTTGAAGAAGCATGGGGGGACCGCAGCGACAGCGGCGAGCGAATCGGCCTGCGCAATCTGGACGCACGGCTCAAGCTGCTGTTCGGCGGGGAGGCGGGCCTCGAGATCGAAGCGCTCCAAAGCGGCGGTACGGAGCTTCGGATGAAGATCCCGGCGGGAGGAGGCGGACGGCTTGTATAAAGCGTTGATCATCGACGACGAGGAGCCGACGCGCGAGGCGATCCGAATCTTGGGCGATTGGCCGCGCCACGGCATCGGCGAGGTGCTGGAGGCCGCGGACGGCCAGGAAGGGCTGGCGCTGCTGGAGCGGGAGCGGCCGGACCTGGTGCTGGTCGACATGAAGATGCCGGTCATGGACGGGCTGGCGTTCCTGCAGGCCGTGGAGCAGGATTATCCCGACCTGTTCACGATCGTCATCAGCGGCTACAACGACTTCGACTATACGCGCCAGGCGATCCGCTCGCGGGTCGTCGACTACCTGCTGAAGCCGGTCAACCGCGGCGACCTCAACCAGGCGCTGGCGAAGGCGGCGGGCGTGCTGGAGGCGCGGCGAAGCAGCAAGCAGGGCCACATCGACAGAGATATCGCGCTGAATATGTCGCTTCCGAAGCTGAAGGAGAACATTTATCTGTCGCTGCTGACCCGCTCGTTCCGGGCCGGCAGCAGCGAAGCCTATCTGAGGCTCATCGGCGCCGACGATCCCGCGATGCGGTTCGGGGTGTCCGTGCTGCGCGTGTTGAACCTGGACGAGGTGGCGGCGGGTCGCTTTAAGGGCGAGACCGCATTGCTTCATTTCGCCGCGGCGAACGTGATCGGCGAGTTCGCCGAAGAAGGGTTCCACAGCTTCGGCTTGGCGAATCCGAAGCGGGAGCGGGAGCTGATCGTTATTCACGCCATGACGGGAGGCTATCCAGAGGACCTCGCGTTTCGGGCTGCGCACTTCTTGCGCAAGATCGCCCAGGGGCTGGCCGACCTGTTCGGCATCCGCACGTCGGCAGGGCTCAGCGGCCCCGGCGTGGTTGTCGGCGGGCTGGCGGACGCATACGACGCGGCGGTTGCGGCCGCCGACGGCGCGGATCTGTTCCGACCGGACGAGCTGCAGCCGGGGGAGCGCAGGGAAGCGGGCGCGATCTCGATCGCATCTCGCATGCCGCAGCTGCGCAACGCCATCGAAGCCGGGAGCGCCGCGCAGGCGCGCACGATCGCACAGCATTTCATGGCGGGCGTGCGCGAGCAGGGGCACATCAGCTTCAGGCAGGCGGATCGGCTGCTCGCGGAGCTGCTCTTCGTGCTGGGCGAGATCGCGCAGGATTTGGGACTGCCGGCTGCCGGGGACGAAGAGGGCGAAGGAGAAGGCGGCGGAACCGCCGGCGGCGAAGGGTCGCAGCCAGCGGCGGGCACGCGGGGCGGCGGAGCCCGGGGAGCTGCCGGCGTCCAAAGCAGGGGGGCGTTGGAGGCGCTTGGGCTATCCGCCGATTTCGGCGGCATCGACGAATTCGAGGCGCTCGTCTGCCGGATCTGCGAGCGCTATGCCGAACTGGCACGCGCCGCGCTCTCGCCCGAACGCGCCTTCGACGTCGCGGAGATCAAACGTTATATCGAGCAGCATTACTTCGAGGATATCAAGATCTCGATGTTCACCGAGCGGTACTTCCTGAGCAGGGAGTACCTGATGAAGCTGTTCAAACAGCACTACGGCTTCGGCATCCACGAGTACGTGCAGAAGGTACGGATGGACAGGGCCAAGGCGCTGCTGGACCGCCCGGAGCTGAAGATTCAGGAGATATCCGAGATGCTCGGCTTCAAAGACAAAAACTACTTTTCCAAAGCATTCCGAAACTACGTCGGCCTGTCGCCGTCGGAGTACCGGGCGCAGGGGGCGGACGAGTCGTAAATCGAGCCGCGCCCGGCCGGCGCAGCCCGCCTAAACGCATGCCGGTCTGAGGTATGCGATACGAATAAAGGCGACCTGCAGGCGGCATGCGTGCGCATGCCCGGCGGGTCGCCTGTTTTATTTCTGCTGCGTGCGAAGGCTGCGCTTCGTCCCCTTATCAGCCTACGTCTACGCGGTCGATGTTGCGGAAGCTCATATAGGTGCCGAGGATTCCGAGCAGCCCGAGCGCCACCGGGACGGCGACGACATTGCTCAGACTGAAGCCCCCGTTATTGGAGCACACGATCATGACGATCAGGATGGAGGAGGCGACTGTCGTCGCTACGGACTTTTTGCGCAGGCCGAGGACGAGAGGCAGCAGGCAGGTGCCGGCTGCGCCGAACGCTTGCATCAGCACGAAGATGCCGTGCTCGTACAGAATTCGGGCCGTCAGCGGATCGGACAGGTGGCCGAGGCGGGCGTCGATCGCGATGAGGAGGCCGCCGACGACCGCGTTCGCCAGGACGACATTCGCGAAGGTCCAGCAGAATACCATCGACAGCTTGGCCAGAATGATTTTCTTGCGGCTCACGGGATAGGCGAACAGCAGCGAGATCGTCTTGTTCTTGAACTCATTGACGACCAGCTTGGCGAGAAGCACCGCTGCATAGACGACGAAGGTCGCGCACACGATCGTAGCGATGCCGCGCAGCATCTCCGCATAGTTCCGGAAGGCCGGCTCCTCGGATGCCGTGCCTTCGGTAAAGTAGATCGCCATCATGAAGGCGGCGATGAGCGCGTATGCGAGCAATGCTCCCCATACGTAGGCCGAGAAGCGTCCTTTCTTAAGCTCCAGCTTGATGAGATGCAGCATGGCCCTCGCCTCCCTTGATCATGTCGAAAAAATAATCCTCCAGCGTATGGTGGCGGCGGTTGATCGAATGGATCGGCACTTCGTTCATGATGAGCGCCTTCGACAGCTGCTCCTGGGTAAGCTTTGAATCGTAGATCCGGATGGTTCGTTCGCCCACCTGCTTGAAGTTGGCGATGCCCAGCCGTTCGGACAAGACGAAGGCTGCATGGACCGAGTCGGTCGTGACGACTTCTACGTACGCCGCCGTCGATTCGCGAACCGCATCCATGGATACTTCGCGGATCAGCCGGCCGCCCTGGATGACGCCGATCGTATCGGCGACCTGTTCGATCTCCGCGAGCAGATGGCTGGAGATCAACAGCGCGACGCCCCATTCGTCCCGCAGCCTGCGGAACAGATTGCGCATGACCTGGATGCCTTCGGGATCCAAGCCGTTGATCGGCTCGTCCAGCAGGAGCAGCTCCGGCCGGGTGGAGATCGCCCGCGCGATGCCGAGCCGCTGCTTCATGCCCAGCGAGAACTGCTTGACGGGCTTGCCCTCCACGCCCAGAAGCTGCACCAGGTCCAGCGCCTCCCGAATCGACCGCTTGTTGTAGTAGCCCATGTATTCGGCATGAAGCTCCAGGTTCTGCTCGGCGGTCAGCTTTTCGTAGAAGACAGGCGTCTCGATCATATGGCCGATCCGCTTGAGATGCTCGATCGCACCGTCGCGCAGACGCTCGCCGAACAGCTCGATCTCGCCGCCCGTCGGCTTGACCAGCCCGAGCAGCATCTTCATTACCGTCGATTTGCCGGCACCGTTCGGCCCGAGAAATCCGTAAATCTCGCCTCTTTTGACGCTCATATTGACGCCCGACACCGTATCCGCCGCGCCATAGCTCTTGCTTAACAGCCGCGTCCGAATAATATCCGTCATGATTGTTCACTCCCCGTCTGTATTCCGTCTGTACTTAGATTAACAGGGGACTCTCTCATTTTCCGGTCTTAATACTTACTTATTTCTTAAGATTGGAAGCTTGCAGCTGTTGATGCGGTCGGCTCGGGATCTATAGGAGCCAAACTGGAGCGATATTAAGATTGCGGCGGCGGCTTGTATTCGGACGCAGGCAAGGTTAACGAGAAGCAGGTGCGGACGTTCGGTACGCTGTCCAGCTCGATGCGGCCGCCCAAGCGCTCGGCCAGCCGCTTCGCGATGGCGAGGCCCAGCCCGCTTCCTTGCATGTGACGGTTGCGAGAGTCCTCCATGGTATACATCCGCTCGAATACCCGGGCCTGATCGATGCCGGCGATGCCGCGTCCGCGGTCCTTCACCTCGATCCGGACGCAGCCGTCGCCGCGCGAGAGCGACAGTCCGAGGTAGCGCCCGGCCGCGCCGTACCGTACGGCGTTGGACAGAAGATTGTCGAGGATTCGGGACAGGGCTTCTTCGTTCGCGTATACCCACGCCGGCTCATCGGGCAGGCGAATGTCGACTTGATAGTCCTGCTCGGCGAGCAGGTCGAAGTAATCGAGCACCCGGCGGCGGCATACCTCGCAGGCGTCCACGACGGCGAGCGGGATGTCGTAATCGTCGGCTTCGAGCCGGGACAGGTCGAAGAAAGCATTGATCAGTTCATGCACCTCGGCCGTCTTTTTGTGTACTTGGCCGAGCATTCTCCGCAGCTCGTCCTCGGCGAGGCCTTCTTGCCGGGACAGCATCTCGGCATAGCCCATGATCACGGTGAGCGGCGTCTTCAGATCGTGGGATACGTTCGAGAGCATCAGGTGCATGGCCCGCTCGGTTCGTTTGTGGCCGGCGGCCGATTGCATCGCGCGGTCGAGCAGCGCATTGATGCCGCGCAGCAGCTCCCGCAGCTCCGGATCGCGGGTCATGACGAGCAGGCGCTGCCGGGTCAGGGGCTGGGCGGGGTCGGTGAATTCGCCCAGCTTCGCGTTGATATAAGCAAGGGCGGCGCGGTCCGAACGTTGCTTCATGCGCTCGCGGACATACAGCGCGAGGAGGACGGCGGCCGGGATCAGGCAGAGCCATCCGAGCGCGGCCATTTACAGCTCCCCCAGACGGTAGCCGATGCCCCACAGGGTGCGGATATAGCGCGGGGCGGACGGATCGTCCTCGATCTTCTCCCGCAGGCGCCTCATATGGACGTTGATGACATTGTCGTCCTGGCAATATTCCTCGTCCCAGACGAGCCGATAGAGCATCGCCTTCGTATAGACCCGCGTCGGATGCTGGATGAACAGCTTCAGGATCTGAAATTCCTTGGCCGTCAGCTTGATCTCCTGCCCCCGCTTGGACAGCTGAAAGTTGTCCGGATCCATGACGAGATCGCCGGCGGACAGCAGCGCGGGCGCCTCATCGGGCTCGGCCTCCGCATGGGAATATTGCGTCGCTCTGCGGATCGAAGCCTCGACGCGCGCCGCCAGCTCCATCAGCGAGAACGGCTTGGCAATATAATCGTCGGCGCCGAACCGCAGGCCCAGCGCCTTGTCCACCTCGCCGTCCTTGGCCGACAGGATCAGAATAGGCACGCGGCTGCGCTCCCGGAGCAGCCTCAGCACCTCCAGCCCGTTCAGTTTGGGCAGCATCAGATCCAGCAGCACAAGGTCGTAGCGCTCGGAGCGGAATCGCTCGAGCGCCAGCTCGCCGTCATGCGCGACGGTCGACGTATAGCCCTCCTTGGCCAGATAGTCCGCCACCATAGCGCTGATCTCCGGATCGTCTTCAATGATCAGCAGGTTGCCCTCCACGGCGATTCCTCCTTCTATCTCAATGCTTCATCTCTATATGCTTCATCTCTATCGACGCGATCGGGACCGGCTTCTCGAGGACGCAGCAACGCTTGCAGCGCTACGCTTGGGCCATTGCGAAACTTCCATTTTTAGAAAAGAGCGGAATCATTATAACATAGAATAGAGGGGCTGCCCGGGGAACGCCATCTGGAGTGGCGACGGGGAGCGGTAAGACGGGACGGTGGAGGATTAAAAAGGAAGGCTGTCGGGAGATACTAAGGCTGCTGAGCAGGGTAAAAAAGCGAACCGTCCGACGAGTCCGCTTTTTTACCCTCAAGAGGCTACTTAAATGCATTGGGTTGCCGGCCGCGGTTCTTTAATATAGGCATCGTAGCGCAAAATCACAAACGAATCGGGGGCAACATACATGCTCAAAAAGATTGCGGGCGTATCCGTAAGCGCAGTTATGATGGCCGGTCTGCTGGCTGCATGCGGCGGCAACAACGACAACAATAACGCGGCATCGAGCGGGGCGGCATCGGCAAGCGCTTCGGCAGGCTCGTCGGCGAGCGCCTCGGCGGGCACCTCGGACAAGCCGGTTACCATCAATATGTTCACGGCTTCGCCGGAGTACACGGACGCATTTAACGCCTACATCGCCGAATACAAGAAGGTCAAGCCGAACGTCACGATCAACCTCGAGATCATGCAGGCCGACTACAACACGGTGCTGAAATCGCGGATCGCATCCGGCAACACGCCGGACGTGTTCCAAACGACGGCAGGCGGGGACATCGACACGTTCGCCGAATATAGCGCGGACCTGACGGGCGAGCCGCTGGCCGCGGCTATGACGGACGCCGTGCGCAGCAACATGACGTCCAGCGACGGCAAGGTGCTGGGTCTGCCGGTTAAGGGCAACCTTTTCACATTGATTTATAACAAGAAGCTGTTTGAAGAAGCAGGCATCACCGAAGTGCCGAAGACGACCGCTCAGCTCGACGACGCGATCGCGAAGCTCGAGGCCAAGGGCATCACGCCGTTCGCCAACGCCTACAAGGAATGGTGGACGTGGAAGCACGTGTTCCAACACTTCGTGGACGCCGCCGCGCTGGACGCCGGCACGGACGCCAAATCGCTGGTCGCCGACTTTATTGCCGGCAAGACGACGTTCAAGGATCACCCGGTGCTGGCCGACAACTTCTTCAAGTTCGTCGACACGACGATCGCGCACGGTACCGACAAGCCGCTTGAGCGCGACAGCAACGCCGAAGTCGGCGATTTTGCCGCCGGCAAGGCTGCGATCATGACCGGCAAGGGCGCGTGGGACGAAGAAGCGATCGAGAAGATCGCGCCGGACATCCAGATCGGCATCATGGGCTACCCGGTGAGCGACAAGCCGGAGCAAGCGGTCATCATCACGGGCGCCGACCAAGCGCTGCGCATCAACAAGGATTCGAAGGTCGCCCGCGAGACGGTCGATTTCTTCAACTGGCTGTATACGTCCGACTACGGCAAGAGCTGGTTCTCCAACGTCGCAAAGGTTATTCCGCCGATCAAGGACGCGCCGCTGCCGGATCTGCAAATGCCGAAGGCAATGGACGAGCTTCTCAAGACCGAGAAGTCCGGCGACCTGTCCGTCAACTACTCGCTCGACACGTTCCACCAGAAGTTCGGCGAGATCATGCAGGCATATGTCGGCAAGAGCAAGACGAAGGATCAGGCGATAACCGAGATCCAGCAAGCTTGGACGCAGCTGGGTTCCGCTCAGTAATGAACGCAACGGCATAGCGCACTGCGCAAACCGGATGCGCCGGTTTCGAATAGAAAAGCACGCAAGACTCAGCCCTCCGGGGACTGGGTTTTGCGCGTTTTAGGACCTTATTCATCCCAAAGTTGAATCGTAGGAGCGTGTGCGACAATGAGCAAAGCGATCGAAATTGCCGAAAACGGCCTGCATCTCTATATTGAAGTCACGGCTGAGGGAGATGCGCGGCTGATGCATTTCGGGACCGAGCCGTACCGTGCGGGCACGGTATCGGACGATCAAGCGCCGGGCTTTCGCCTGCTGGAGCTGCAGCTGACCGGGGAAGACCGCGCCGAATATCACGGCCGCACGCATCGTGCGACTTATCCGGGTTTGCGCATGCAGTACCGGTCGCATAGCGACGCGCGCAGCGGACCGGGCCGCAAGCTCGAAGTGACGCTCGCCGATCCCGAGACGGGGCTCGAGGCCGTGTCGCACTTCCAGTTTTACGACGGCATCGCGGTCGCCCGCTGCTGGACGGCGCTGCGCAACGGGGGGGCGGCGCCGCTGGGCGTCGAGTACGTATCCACGTTTGCCTTGACGGGACTCGACAAAGAAGGCGCGCTGGACCGCGACGACAAGATGTCCGTCTCCATTCCGCATTCCGGCTGGCAAAGCGAGCTGCAGTGGCGCACATACTCGCTGCCGGAGCTGGGACTGTCCCATGTGACGGACCGCAGCTCGAAGCGCATCTCTTGCAGCAATACGGGGTCCTGGGCCGCCGCGGAGCATATCCCGATGGCCGTGTTGGATAATTTTGAAACGAATACGCAGCTGTTCTGGCAGATCGAGCACAACGGCTCCTGGCATTGGGAGATCATCGACCAGTACGATTATTTGACGCTGCTCGTGAGCGGGCCGACCGAGCACGACAATCAGTGGTGGCTCGAGCTCGCGCCGGGCGAGTCGTTCGTCTCTGTGCCGGCGGCGGTCGGCGCGACGCGCGGCGGGTTCGATGCGGCGATCGGCGAGCTGACCCGGTACCGGCGCGCGATCCGGCGTCAGAACGACGACAACCGGCTGCTGCGCGTCATTTTTAACGACTACATGAACTGCCTCTGGGGCCAGCCGACGACCGAAAAGCTGCTCCCGCTCATTGACGCCGCCGCCGATATCGGCAGCGAATATTTCTGCATCGACGCGGGCTGGTACGCGGACGGCGACTGGTGGGACGGGGTCGGCGAGTGGCTGCCGTCCAAGGCGCGGTTCCCCGAAGGCATCAAGTATGTGCTCGACTACATTCGCGGCAAAGGCATGATCCCGGGTCTCTGGCTGGAGCTCGAGGTCATGGGCATCAACAGCCCGAAGCTCGCGGACGCAGATGACAGCTGGTTTTTCATGCGTCACGGGAAAAGGGTCAAGGACCGTTCGCGCTACCAGCTCGACTATCGGAATCCGGCCGTCGTCGCGCACGCGGACGAAGTCATCCGTCGTCTCGTCGAAGACTACGGTGTCGGCTATATCAAGATGGACTACAACATCAATGCGGGCATCGGCACCGAGACGGACGCGGACAGCTTCGGCGACGGCCTGCTGCAGCACAACCGGGCGTATCTTGCCTGGCTCGACGGCATTTTCGCGCGGTATCCGGACCTCGTCATCGAAAACTGCTCCAGCGGCGGCATGCGCATGGACTACGCCATGTTGAGCCGGCACAGCATTCAGTCCACCAGCGACCAGGAGGACTACGTGAAATACGCGGCCATCGCCGCAGCCTCTCCGTCTGCACTGACGCCGGAGCAATCGGCCATCTGGTCTTATCCGCTCCGCGAGGGCGACGACGAGGAAGTCGTGTTCAACATGGTCAACGCGATGCTGCTGCGCGTTCACCAGAGCGGTCATGTCGCCGAGCTCAGCCCGCGTCGCCGCGCGCTCGTCAAGGAGGCGCTCGACTACTACAAAACGATGCGCGCCGACATCGCTTCGGGCTTGCCGTTCTGGCCGCTCGGCCTGCCGACGCAGCAGGACGACTGGATCTGCTTCGGCATCCGCGCGGAGGGCCGCGCCTATGTCGCGGTCTGGCGCATCGGCGGCGAGGACGCCGAGATCGCGCTGCCGCTGCCGTGGCTGGCGGCGGAGGCTGAGAGAGGCGCCGGCGATGCCGGCAGTGCTGGCAAAGCGGATGCGGTTGGCGGCGCAGGCCCGGTGCGGGCGCGCATCGCGTACCCGGCCGCGCACGAGGGCAGCGCCGTCGCCTGGGACGCCGAGGCCGGCTCGCTGCGCGTGACGCTGCCGCGGGAGCGGACGGCTCGGTTGGTGGAGCTGCGGTTGAATCGATAATCGGCACCCGAAAAGGGTCGTCGCCCTACGGGG from the Cohnella hashimotonis genome contains:
- a CDS encoding response regulator transcription factor, whose product is MEGNLLIIEDDPEISAMVADYLAKEGYTSTVAHDGELALERFRSERYDLVLLDLMLPKLNGLEVLRLLRERSRVPILILSAKDGEVDKALGLRFGADDYIAKPFSLMELAARVEASIRRATQYSHAEAEPDEAPALLSAGDLVMDPDNFQLSKRGQEIKLTAKEFQILKLFIQHPTRVYTKAMLYRLVWDEEYCQDDNVINVHMRRLREKIEDDPSAPRYIRTLWGIGYRLGEL
- a CDS encoding ABC transporter ATP-binding protein — encoded protein: MTDIIRTRLLSKSYGAADTVSGVNMSVKRGEIYGFLGPNGAGKSTVMKMLLGLVKPTGGEIELFGERLRDGAIEHLKRIGHMIETPVFYEKLTAEQNLELHAEYMGYYNKRSIREALDLVQLLGVEGKPVKQFSLGMKQRLGIARAISTRPELLLLDEPINGLDPEGIQVMRNLFRRLRDEWGVALLISSHLLAEIEQVADTIGVIQGGRLIREVSMDAVRESTAAYVEVVTTDSVHAAFVLSERLGIANFKQVGERTIRIYDSKLTQEQLSKALIMNEVPIHSINRRHHTLEDYFFDMIKGGEGHAASHQAGA
- a CDS encoding response regulator, translating into MYKALIIDDEEPTREAIRILGDWPRHGIGEVLEAADGQEGLALLERERPDLVLVDMKMPVMDGLAFLQAVEQDYPDLFTIVISGYNDFDYTRQAIRSRVVDYLLKPVNRGDLNQALAKAAGVLEARRSSKQGHIDRDIALNMSLPKLKENIYLSLLTRSFRAGSSEAYLRLIGADDPAMRFGVSVLRVLNLDEVAAGRFKGETALLHFAAANVIGEFAEEGFHSFGLANPKRERELIVIHAMTGGYPEDLAFRAAHFLRKIAQGLADLFGIRTSAGLSGPGVVVGGLADAYDAAVAAADGADLFRPDELQPGERREAGAISIASRMPQLRNAIEAGSAAQARTIAQHFMAGVREQGHISFRQADRLLAELLFVLGEIAQDLGLPAAGDEEGEGEGGGTAGGEGSQPAAGTRGGGARGAAGVQSRGALEALGLSADFGGIDEFEALVCRICERYAELARAALSPERAFDVAEIKRYIEQHYFEDIKISMFTERYFLSREYLMKLFKQHYGFGIHEYVQKVRMDRAKALLDRPELKIQEISEMLGFKDKNYFSKAFRNYVGLSPSEYRAQGADES
- a CDS encoding glycoside hydrolase family 36 protein — its product is MSKAIEIAENGLHLYIEVTAEGDARLMHFGTEPYRAGTVSDDQAPGFRLLELQLTGEDRAEYHGRTHRATYPGLRMQYRSHSDARSGPGRKLEVTLADPETGLEAVSHFQFYDGIAVARCWTALRNGGAAPLGVEYVSTFALTGLDKEGALDRDDKMSVSIPHSGWQSELQWRTYSLPELGLSHVTDRSSKRISCSNTGSWAAAEHIPMAVLDNFETNTQLFWQIEHNGSWHWEIIDQYDYLTLLVSGPTEHDNQWWLELAPGESFVSVPAAVGATRGGFDAAIGELTRYRRAIRRQNDDNRLLRVIFNDYMNCLWGQPTTEKLLPLIDAAADIGSEYFCIDAGWYADGDWWDGVGEWLPSKARFPEGIKYVLDYIRGKGMIPGLWLELEVMGINSPKLADADDSWFFMRHGKRVKDRSRYQLDYRNPAVVAHADEVIRRLVEDYGVGYIKMDYNINAGIGTETDADSFGDGLLQHNRAYLAWLDGIFARYPDLVIENCSSGGMRMDYAMLSRHSIQSTSDQEDYVKYAAIAAASPSALTPEQSAIWSYPLREGDDEEVVFNMVNAMLLRVHQSGHVAELSPRRRALVKEALDYYKTMRADIASGLPFWPLGLPTQQDDWICFGIRAEGRAYVAVWRIGGEDAEIALPLPWLAAEAERGAGDAGSAGKADAVGGAGPVRARIAYPAAHEGSAVAWDAEAGSLRVTLPRERTARLVELRLNR
- a CDS encoding sensor histidine kinase — its product is MQIFAQWLRRTGRRLREAPSRRLVNKLILLFTSIIILIVSSLTFIAYKIIERESVANSIASNRSNLKLVNQNYAKYMSELEQLSLPQIDYDPLMRAIEREGEDYASRLYLEDYLRSLFYARSDLQSIYLYLVDERKYLYVTRERYNVTVRAALDDGIPKQAWYKRAMADPHNRSAQSLVLSRETGYGTAPEGVYMAYHRVLRSLKDRQARAVLSFYVNDSAKNAIMADIPKTEGEHAILLDADDTPFHVDDPEFYSAAAGDEDFVRSLHAEEAKERFNWQGPDGRYLVVENVDAQDGWRLVKPIPFSEIYRTAVEARRISLWIGLGFLAAAVGLVILTSNAITRPLKRLSKEMSRFGAGDFETVTEVRGRDEIAYLSKHFNLMARRTNELINERYKMKLTEQNAILKALEAEINPHFLYNALQAISTKALKSGNDDVADMVDALAGTLRYCISGKDIVYLNEELKHVERYMMLQKARFGSRVAMSYDIGDELLQLSIPKLSIQSLVENAIKHGVEKVQRPVTIAVSVYMQEDRAVIAVRDDGPGIPPDRLREVLASFEEAWGDRSDSGERIGLRNLDARLKLLFGGEAGLEIEALQSGGTELRMKIPAGGGGRLV
- a CDS encoding extracellular solute-binding protein, with the protein product MLKKIAGVSVSAVMMAGLLAACGGNNDNNNAASSGAASASASAGSSASASAGTSDKPVTINMFTASPEYTDAFNAYIAEYKKVKPNVTINLEIMQADYNTVLKSRIASGNTPDVFQTTAGGDIDTFAEYSADLTGEPLAAAMTDAVRSNMTSSDGKVLGLPVKGNLFTLIYNKKLFEEAGITEVPKTTAQLDDAIAKLEAKGITPFANAYKEWWTWKHVFQHFVDAAALDAGTDAKSLVADFIAGKTTFKDHPVLADNFFKFVDTTIAHGTDKPLERDSNAEVGDFAAGKAAIMTGKGAWDEEAIEKIAPDIQIGIMGYPVSDKPEQAVIITGADQALRINKDSKVARETVDFFNWLYTSDYGKSWFSNVAKVIPPIKDAPLPDLQMPKAMDELLKTEKSGDLSVNYSLDTFHQKFGEIMQAYVGKSKTKDQAITEIQQAWTQLGSAQ
- a CDS encoding sensor histidine kinase, giving the protein MAALGWLCLIPAAVLLALYVRERMKQRSDRAALAYINAKLGEFTDPAQPLTRQRLLVMTRDPELRELLRGINALLDRAMQSAAGHKRTERAMHLMLSNVSHDLKTPLTVIMGYAEMLSRQEGLAEDELRRMLGQVHKKTAEVHELINAFFDLSRLEADDYDIPLAVVDACEVCRRRVLDYFDLLAEQDYQVDIRLPDEPAWVYANEEALSRILDNLLSNAVRYGAAGRYLGLSLSRGDGCVRIEVKDRGRGIAGIDQARVFERMYTMEDSRNRHMQGSGLGLAIAKRLAERLGGRIELDSVPNVRTCFSLTLPASEYKPPPQS
- a CDS encoding ABC transporter permease; this encodes MLHLIKLELKKGRFSAYVWGALLAYALIAAFMMAIYFTEGTASEEPAFRNYAEMLRGIATIVCATFVVYAAVLLAKLVVNEFKNKTISLLFAYPVSRKKIILAKLSMVFCWTFANVVLANAVVGGLLIAIDARLGHLSDPLTARILYEHGIFVLMQAFGAAGTCLLPLVLGLRKKSVATTVASSILIVMIVCSNNGGFSLSNVVAVPVALGLLGILGTYMSFRNIDRVDVG